The region CAACAGTGTGGTCGACATGTCATGCTCCAATTGACAAAGTTGAAGTCTAAATCTTACAGAAAATGCTTTAGAGTTACAAAGAACTGATGTCCTATactgaaaaataaatctttgtacATTTTGTTGTCCCCCCTTTAGCACTGTCATTCTGTCACCAACAATGCCCCTCCCCCTCTATCCCTGGACTGCGATTTCTGCCTCCTGCCCCAGTCCATCCAATATAATGCCCATCGGAGTTCTCCTGAGCCCAGACGTTTCGAGCTTGTTGGTCAGTTTGTTTCTGATACCCCGCATCCTCAGTGAAGCATGAATCATTGTCACTAAAAGAAATatgctaaaacatttaataaatttaatggTACTTTGTAAGTTCTGCACTATTTTAGTGATGTTTTTACAAAAGACAACTTTTCTGTGAAGATAAtcaatttaaacaaatacatgttttttgTATTCAAGCATGTGTTATGAATATGCAACTACACACAATTAATTTCCATTAAAGGCTAATGACTTTCCTGTTTAGTGGATCTAAGACTAACTTtaatttgcattgatttttttttccgcATAAAGCGAAAATTAGCTAGTTTAACATTTTAGGATCAGTTTGTGGTGAGAATAATTTGCAAGCAAataataaaagttggtttacagtgaTGGGAGCACCTACTAAGAATTCCTCCCATTGTGGGGGAGTCTTTTTATATCACACAATAATCTTCAATGGAATTGTTAAAAACTTTGCACTTGATGCAAACAACTTATACTAATCTGGTTACTTTGCATCTGAGGCAAACTTAAACTAAACTGGTTACTTAACACTTACGCAGCAATGGGAAAGCTATGCCAAACATAAACACAATGACTGCCCCGAACATGTACACCAGCAGGTAGCCGGCTGCCACGATGATGATCAGACTAATCACTGGGTGGTTCCGCTTGAATCGCCTTGCTGTCCATTGGCTGTTCGTACAGTACACAAAGATGCCAAATGCTGCAGAAATTGCAGCAAATCCACAAACCATCTTTACCGGGTGAAGAATTCTGAAAAAGAAAGAACATTTCCTTATTTGTGAGCACTGCCTCCCACTACATGAATGTCAAGCTCAAACTCAATCTTCCTTCTTCTGagtcagattttttaaaattcttctcaaGCTTCAAATCTGTTGAAACAAATATTACTGTAATTGCATTCCATTTCTTTGAAGTAATTTGCTGTTTAAATTTActagaaatgaaatttatacatGATATATCTTAAAGATATCATATCTTAAGACTGTACACATTTAGTACAAATTGTGGTGAAATGGTGTATTCAAAATGAACAACCggactattttttaaaaagtttttttttaatgaaaacttgTAGATCTAcaacatctacatgtaccaagCCTGCTTCAAGTGAAACAGTTAACTGTAATGTTCCCAAGCAAGTAGACATACTGTGGCACGGTGACAGTTAGCTGAAGAACTCTTTGATCTACCTACAAGTTCTATGTTTTCAAGCTATGAGGAATACTGAGATACAGACACGGTCTGATGCCTACCCGATGATGAGGAAGATGATAAGAGTGGTCAAGAAGTAGTTTGTCTGGTAGTAATACAGATTGTGGATCACACGGTTCGCCCATTTGTCGGGATCCTTCATGTTTGGCATCTGGAAGCGCGCCGACTCCAGTAAAAAGTCGCTCAGACTCCTCAACGGGGCAAACGTTACATCCACCATCCTGTTGTGTGTCTGCAACAGAAATTGTTTGGGCTACTTATATCaccaacattaattttttttttttaaatattaacaatatattatattaaaaatggaACAACACAACTATTTTACGCAAGTTAAAAGTAATTCATGCAAAAGTCAAAccgtatttttatattttgagtaatattgtaaaagattttttaattggtGTAAGCAAGTGATTTTTTAATCGCACAAACGCTTGAAAAGAAGCATTTGTAGAAAAGCGTAACAAAGACTCAGAACAACATTGACTAGTCGTGAAAAACAGCCTCCTGTTTGTTTGACATTAAAGCAGGATATATCCAAAGTCAGGTATTTTCATTGCTGGAGATTGCTGGAACACGAGTACCaactgcagatctgtagctttTATAAGAAATTTCGAGTTGACATCTCGTGAACACCCCCCTTCCCCCCAAAAAACCTTGCAATTTAGCCGGTGCACGAAAAGTTGCGCAGGGTTAGACTGATTAACCGATATGAATTCCTtacacattctttgaaaaattctcaataaaaaaataaataaatcactgACGTTTTAATACTAATGATGTCATTTTACTTGCCTTACAGTCCGAAATATCACAGGAGTTGGcgattttttcaatttcttgaaaataaatgagaaacaggCAAAATCCTACATGTACCAGTGAGCCTCATGAGCTTGGTAAGCGTAGCTCACTGGTAGGATTTTGcttgtttctcatttatttacaactaaTTTATAAAATCGCCAACTCCTGtggaaatatctgacgttttcctggctttaaaaaataaaataaaatgattttgatttttacacGCCAGCAAATATCAGAATCCGACaacacaaaaactgaaatttgCCTCCTCCAACTGGAGGCGGCATTCTTGGctggattttaaaatatttacagttgAATCATGCAGGAACATATATACTAaagggataggcaacttctacattcgccatgtttacttcctaCACTATCATGCGAGCcttgaaaagtttttaaaactctgtttaatcccagtaaaatatgttgtattttttttagattatttatttcctc is a window of Crassostrea angulata isolate pt1a10 unplaced genomic scaffold, ASM2561291v2 HiC_scaffold_102, whole genome shotgun sequence DNA encoding:
- the LOC128169141 gene encoding PRA1 family protein 3-like; the protein is MVDVTFAPLRSLSDFLLESARFQMPNMKDPDKWANRVIHNLYYYQTNYFLTTLIIFLIIGILHPVKMVCGFAAISAAFGIFVYCTNSQWTARRFKRNHPVISLIIIVAAGYLLVYMFGAVIVFMFGIAFPLLLTMIHASLRMRGIRNKLTNKLETSGLRRTPMGIILDGLGQEAEIAVQG